The following are encoded in a window of Telmatobacter sp. DSM 110680 genomic DNA:
- a CDS encoding HNH endonuclease encodes MKIEGLPFDAYPGGGREQLEQRPGFNTRHADAPEFMRITGVTNCAYCGLPFTARFEDWLTMVLDHVVPQSVCKSMGIDAIWVWNYSNAVLACGACNGFCNRFKVEVDCTVPKTLPEFYDLRDRIFLERRNLILARRGKERTYFDTKPWDSTFQQTVLEVGAEGGTLAIVRQRNQRGTWEYWTLRDETTMLDVLPKDELGDGVALFEQSAHVDKFEDALLRLDKYPWFRFVPTTVSDEFTDLVLSEVEKRGGKEAVIEWSERLYRPQARLLP; translated from the coding sequence ATGAAGATTGAGGGACTTCCCTTCGACGCATATCCCGGTGGGGGTCGAGAGCAACTAGAACAGAGACCGGGGTTCAACACACGCCATGCTGATGCCCCGGAGTTCATGAGAATCACCGGAGTTACAAACTGTGCTTATTGTGGATTGCCCTTTACTGCAAGATTTGAAGACTGGCTCACGATGGTGCTCGACCACGTTGTTCCGCAAAGCGTTTGCAAGAGCATGGGAATTGACGCGATTTGGGTGTGGAACTATTCGAACGCCGTATTGGCCTGTGGAGCCTGCAACGGCTTCTGCAATCGTTTCAAAGTCGAAGTGGATTGCACTGTCCCGAAAACGCTGCCTGAGTTCTATGACCTTAGGGACAGAATCTTCCTTGAGCGGCGAAACCTAATTCTGGCGAGGCGGGGGAAGGAGCGGACATACTTCGATACGAAGCCTTGGGATTCAACGTTTCAACAAACTGTTTTGGAGGTCGGAGCTGAGGGAGGCACCCTAGCCATCGTAAGGCAACGAAACCAACGCGGGACTTGGGAGTACTGGACGCTCCGTGACGAAACGACAATGCTGGACGTGTTGCCGAAAGACGAACTCGGGGATGGCGTTGCGTTGTTTGAGCAATCAGCCCACGTGGACAAATTCGAAGACGCTTTGCTTCGACTTGATAAGTACCCTTGGTTTCGCTTCGTTCCGACGACAGTCAGTGATGAGTTCACCGATTTGGTGCTGTCTGAGGTTGAGAAGCGGGGCGGCAAAGAGGCAGTCATTGAGTGGAGTGAGCGGCTCTATCGCCCCCAAGCGAGATTACTCCCATGA
- a CDS encoding helix-turn-helix domain-containing protein, which produces MEKGTRRAKQLVDIYSIGLKLHTLRVQKGLTLSRLAAETSLSTALLSKLETGHMIPTLTTLATICRVYGVGLGFFFAETKKHSMSITRSLVATRRGRTQETMKEFPLNAKADFPILAREVDFPPKHTETMAEVGKVFTGVIYVLEGSLQLESAGQKDVMEAGDCVCLNSDMLIFWGASGTTRCRALVVTQG; this is translated from the coding sequence ATGGAAAAGGGTACTCGGCGAGCGAAACAGCTTGTTGATATCTATTCCATTGGTCTCAAGCTTCATACGCTTCGCGTGCAAAAGGGTTTGACCCTATCGCGCTTGGCAGCAGAGACAAGCTTATCGACTGCGCTCTTATCTAAATTGGAAACCGGTCACATGATTCCGACTCTCACAACGCTAGCGACCATCTGCCGCGTTTATGGCGTCGGACTTGGCTTCTTTTTTGCTGAGACAAAGAAGCATTCAATGTCCATCACGCGGAGCTTAGTTGCAACGAGACGCGGGCGAACGCAGGAAACGATGAAGGAGTTTCCGCTGAATGCAAAAGCAGATTTTCCTATTCTTGCGAGAGAAGTTGACTTTCCGCCAAAGCACACTGAGACGATGGCGGAAGTGGGGAAGGTGTTCACCGGTGTTATTTACGTCTTAGAGGGGAGTCTACAGCTTGAATCAGCGGGTCAGAAAGATGTGATGGAAGCTGGAGATTGCGTTTGCTTGAATAGCGACATGTTGATTTTCTGGGGCGCGAGCGGAACAACTCGGTGCAGAGCACTGGTTGTGACCCAAGGATAG
- a CDS encoding PadR family transcriptional regulator: MNPKYYDLYSGLVRPHVLHHASREPVFGLGMIQELNRHGYKLGPGTMYPLLQGMEKRGWLKSSKQKVSQRSRRVYVATHAGRQALKTGQERVRELFEEITADAVTSNASLNGCRHIM; the protein is encoded by the coding sequence GTGAATCCCAAATATTACGACTTGTACTCCGGGCTTGTGCGGCCTCACGTCCTTCATCACGCGAGTCGAGAGCCGGTATTCGGCCTTGGCATGATTCAGGAACTTAATCGTCACGGATACAAGCTTGGGCCGGGCACGATGTATCCGCTCTTGCAGGGCATGGAGAAAAGAGGCTGGCTTAAGTCTTCAAAACAGAAAGTGTCACAGCGAAGTCGCCGGGTGTATGTTGCAACACATGCGGGACGACAGGCCCTAAAGACCGGCCAAGAGCGGGTACGCGAGTTGTTTGAAGAGATTACGGCAGACGCGGTGACAAGCAACGCATCACTGAATGGATGCAGACACATAATGTAA
- a CDS encoding zinc-ribbon domain containing protein, with the protein MNFADKELKCADCGGMFVFSAGEQQFFQEKGFTNEPRHCKQCKGKRRGSGDRPRIDSHVTCSECGSDTTVPFKPTQGRPVLCAACFTHRPKAHAIAEVNAL; encoded by the coding sequence ATGAATTTTGCTGACAAGGAGTTGAAATGCGCCGATTGCGGCGGAATGTTCGTGTTTTCTGCGGGAGAACAACAGTTCTTCCAAGAAAAGGGATTTACTAACGAGCCGAGACACTGCAAACAGTGCAAGGGTAAGAGGCGGGGCAGCGGAGACCGGCCTCGAATCGACAGTCACGTCACCTGCTCAGAGTGCGGAAGCGACACAACCGTTCCATTCAAGCCGACACAGGGTCGGCCAGTACTGTGTGCCGCTTGCTTCACCCATAGACCAAAGGCTCACGCTATTGCCGAAGTCAATGCCCTGTGA